One genomic window of Bacillota bacterium includes the following:
- a CDS encoding DUF1292 domain-containing protein translates to MSGFDGTIVTLVDEDGSEKTFEHIDTLEIEGETYAALVPVYDEPQEMLEADGELVILKVILDENGEVFYVTIDDDDEFNRIAEEFEKRFDQSDDFELLH, encoded by the coding sequence ATGAGCGGATTTGACGGAACTATTGTTACGCTTGTTGATGAAGACGGCAGCGAGAAAACCTTTGAGCATATAGACACGCTTGAAATCGAGGGCGAGACATACGCCGCGCTCGTCCCGGTTTACGATGAGCCGCAGGAAATGCTGGAAGCAGACGGCGAGCTTGTCATCCTTAAGGTCATCCTTGATGAAAACGGAGAAGTGTTTTACGTCACAATCGATGACGATGACGAATTCAACCGCATAGCAGAAGAATTTGAAAAAAGATTCGATCAGAGCGACGATTTTGAACTGCTGCATTAA
- the glmS gene encoding glutamine--fructose-6-phosphate transaminase (isomerizing) produces MCGIIGYTGKKQSVEILLDGLKKMEYRGYDSAGIAVFTDDTIKVIKAKGRLAHLEKKIGENGAIVSTCGIGHTRWATHGEPSDVNSHPHSSENITVVHNGIIENYQQLKEELEKEGYVFLSQTDTEVVAHLIKSLYKGDLFEAVKQALTRITGSYALGIISADNPGTIIAARKDSPLLIGIGKGENFIASDMPAILKYTKQYYLLEEGEIAEITENSIKIYDMDKNEVHKKVQVADWDISSAEKGGYPHFMLKEIFETPRVLKNIANKYLAEDMPHFDQSSEFNAILRRTNRIVIVGCGSAFYVGTVGKYLLESFCGVEATVEAGSEFRYRHPVLRDKDLIVAISQSGETADTLAAIRLAKARGIPVLSIVNVLGSSAARESDIMLYTAAGPEIAVATTKAFSAQLAVFYLLCLQLALVKGRITEAQLTEYVKEFKRLPELCDVLLSKADTCEKIAQDVKLYDNIFFIGRGLDYSLALEGSLKLKEISYIHSEAFSAGELKHGPISLITEQTPTFAIATQKSLNEKIFSNICEIRSRNGRVWSVCRKSDKTFFERESDVITVPDTDDMFMPSLSVIPLQLIAYYASVAKGCDVDKPRNLAKSVTVE; encoded by the coding sequence ATGTGCGGTATTATTGGTTATACCGGGAAAAAACAGTCGGTCGAGATATTGCTTGACGGACTAAAAAAAATGGAGTATAGAGGATATGATTCAGCAGGGATCGCCGTTTTCACGGACGACACCATAAAAGTTATCAAGGCTAAAGGCAGACTCGCGCATCTTGAAAAAAAGATAGGTGAGAATGGTGCCATAGTCAGCACTTGCGGCATCGGTCACACACGTTGGGCAACTCATGGTGAGCCGTCGGATGTAAACTCTCATCCGCACTCAAGCGAAAACATCACAGTTGTACATAACGGGATCATCGAAAATTATCAGCAGTTAAAGGAAGAGCTCGAAAAAGAAGGCTATGTCTTCCTTTCACAGACTGATACGGAAGTTGTGGCGCATCTTATAAAAAGCCTCTATAAAGGCGATCTGTTCGAAGCTGTGAAGCAGGCTCTTACAAGAATCACAGGTTCTTATGCTCTTGGAATCATTTCGGCAGATAACCCCGGGACTATCATTGCCGCAAGAAAAGACAGCCCGCTTTTGATCGGTATAGGTAAGGGCGAGAATTTCATTGCATCCGACATGCCGGCGATTTTAAAATACACAAAGCAGTATTACCTGCTTGAGGAAGGCGAGATCGCCGAAATCACCGAAAACAGCATTAAGATCTATGATATGGACAAAAACGAAGTCCATAAAAAGGTTCAGGTTGCTGATTGGGATATTTCAAGCGCAGAGAAGGGCGGCTATCCGCACTTTATGCTCAAAGAAATCTTTGAGACACCTAGAGTCCTTAAAAATATCGCAAATAAATATCTTGCCGAGGATATGCCTCATTTTGACCAGAGCAGCGAGTTCAACGCTATCCTGCGCCGGACGAACCGCATCGTTATTGTCGGCTGCGGCAGTGCGTTCTATGTCGGAACAGTAGGGAAATACCTGCTTGAATCATTCTGCGGCGTTGAAGCTACAGTTGAGGCTGGCAGTGAGTTCCGTTATCGCCATCCTGTGCTTCGGGATAAGGATCTTATCGTCGCTATATCGCAGAGCGGCGAAACAGCCGATACGCTTGCCGCAATCAGGCTTGCGAAAGCCCGCGGTATACCTGTTCTGTCTATCGTAAACGTGCTTGGTTCATCCGCCGCACGTGAATCAGATATAATGCTATATACAGCGGCCGGCCCTGAAATCGCCGTTGCAACAACCAAAGCATTTTCCGCTCAGCTTGCTGTATTCTATCTCTTATGCTTGCAGCTTGCCCTTGTAAAAGGCAGAATAACAGAGGCTCAGCTTACCGAATATGTCAAAGAGTTCAAGCGCCTGCCAGAATTGTGCGACGTTCTTCTGTCAAAGGCTGATACTTGTGAGAAGATCGCGCAAGACGTTAAACTGTACGATAACATTTTCTTTATCGGCCGCGGTCTTGACTATTCACTTGCTCTTGAGGGTTCACTTAAATTAAAGGAAATTTCTTATATACACAGCGAGGCATTCAGTGCGGGCGAGCTCAAACATGGCCCAATCTCACTGATTACAGAGCAGACCCCGACATTTGCTATTGCAACACAGAAAAGCTTAAATGAAAAGATATTCAGCAATATCTGTGAGATCCGTTCACGTAATGGGCGTGTTTGGTCAGTTTGCAGAAAATCAGATAAGACATTCTTTGAGCGTGAAAGCGATGTAATTACGGTTCCGGACACAGATGACATGTTCATGCCGTCCCTCTCTGTTATTCCCCTTCAGCTAATCGCTTACTATGCATCCGTCGCAAAAGGCTGCGATGTCGACAAGCCGAGAAATCTTGCAAAATCTGTTACAGTTGAATAA
- a CDS encoding alpha/beta hydrolase — MVFLKVFCVLIVILGISIGLYIYHNLNYDKADLKNVYKVGFKEKQVTLQDGSVLNYGEGPSNGPALFLIHGQEVSWEDYAKVLPQLSKYYHIYAVDCYGHGESSKNPEKYSAEAIGKDLTWFIENVIKEPVVVSGHSSGGLLTAWLAANSPKDVRGIVLEDPPFFSTEPSRTQKTFAWVDGFNTTHKFLNQTEEKDYVKYYMENCYMKNLFGKSWNGIEKSVLAYRQKHPNGKIRIFYLPPSLNQIWNLVSGSYDIRFGDTFYDCSWFKHFDQAETLSRINCPSVLIHTSWSYDKNGILLAAMDENDATRAHSLIKNNELIEVKSGHGFHDEKPKDFIKIMKDFRGKIK, encoded by the coding sequence ATGGTTTTTTTAAAGGTATTTTGCGTGCTGATAGTAATTCTCGGAATATCCATAGGTTTATACATATATCATAATCTTAATTATGACAAGGCAGACTTAAAAAATGTGTACAAAGTGGGATTTAAAGAAAAACAGGTGACTTTGCAGGATGGCTCTGTTTTAAACTATGGTGAAGGTCCGAGTAACGGCCCTGCTCTTTTTCTGATACATGGTCAGGAAGTTTCATGGGAAGACTACGCTAAGGTGCTTCCACAGCTTTCTAAGTATTATCATATTTATGCCGTTGATTGCTACGGGCACGGTGAATCGAGTAAAAATCCTGAAAAATATTCAGCGGAGGCAATAGGAAAAGATCTCACATGGTTTATAGAAAACGTAATAAAAGAACCGGTCGTTGTTTCGGGGCATTCTTCCGGCGGACTGCTTACAGCCTGGCTTGCTGCCAACTCGCCGAAGGACGTGCGGGGCATCGTTTTGGAGGACCCGCCGTTTTTCTCAACAGAGCCGTCAAGAACGCAGAAAACCTTTGCATGGGTTGATGGGTTTAATACGACTCATAAGTTTCTAAACCAAACCGAAGAAAAAGATTATGTAAAATATTACATGGAAAATTGTTATATGAAGAATCTATTCGGTAAATCGTGGAACGGAATCGAAAAATCTGTACTTGCATACAGACAAAAGCATCCGAATGGCAAGATAAGGATTTTCTACCTTCCTCCATCATTGAATCAAATCTGGAATTTAGTCTCGGGTTCTTACGATATCAGGTTCGGCGATACTTTTTATGACTGCTCGTGGTTCAAACACTTTGACCAGGCTGAGACGTTGTCAAGGATAAATTGTCCCTCTGTTTTGATACATACAAGCTGGAGCTATGACAAAAACGGCATTCTCCTCGCTGCAATGGATGAAAATGACGCAACCAGAGCCCATTCTCTTATTAAAAATAACGAGCTGATCGAAGTAAAGTCGGGTCATGGCTTCCACGATGAAAAACCAAAAGATTTTATAAAAATAATGAAGGATTTTCGCGGCAAGATAAAATAA
- a CDS encoding diguanylate cyclase, producing MNKILNFIVGIFVIPVPEKYKTDFNAEIFKENLIWYKISALILLGFELCVVPFVLILKRWQIFIYPDLYYWFLYLIITIVLVTAYFILRYLEKNAENNLSRIEMTIFTFTGFMLIWGALISILDMHISGQVIVYIITVLAVAVVPVFQPIYSLVLYLPVHIFLMIMMPFYCKTSVLFADYINTNILIILCITVARVRYKSKLSDFTNRMIIQEKCDELDMLNKELSDTNKKLEKITQTDALTGIYNRFKFDKTLKSEWSRCKKGYKPLTVIMLDIDYFKEYNDNYGHIAGDECIRQIARILKDCISKTSGIVARYGGDEFGIILPETSREEAARITARINEKISQYGIPHAYSLISDYVTLSLGLYTVIPTNQLSVEKIVRYADRELYGTKYNKKNQKTINKYELNSKA from the coding sequence ATGAATAAGATCTTAAACTTTATTGTCGGCATTTTTGTTATTCCTGTCCCTGAAAAATATAAAACAGATTTCAATGCTGAAATTTTTAAGGAGAATCTGATTTGGTATAAAATCTCTGCCCTCATTTTACTGGGTTTTGAATTATGCGTTGTCCCATTCGTACTCATATTAAAGAGATGGCAGATATTTATATATCCCGATTTGTATTACTGGTTTCTGTATCTGATCATAACAATAGTTTTGGTGACTGCTTATTTTATTTTGCGTTATCTGGAGAAAAATGCAGAAAATAATCTAAGCAGAATTGAAATGACTATTTTCACGTTCACAGGTTTTATGCTTATATGGGGTGCGTTGATTTCTATTCTCGATATGCATATCTCCGGGCAGGTAATTGTTTACATTATTACGGTTTTGGCAGTTGCGGTCGTTCCTGTTTTTCAGCCTATTTATTCGTTAGTATTATATTTGCCCGTACATATTTTCTTAATGATAATGATGCCTTTTTACTGCAAAACATCAGTATTGTTCGCAGATTATATAAACACTAACATTTTAATAATTTTATGCATTACAGTTGCTAGAGTGAGATATAAAAGCAAGCTCAGTGATTTCACAAACAGAATGATTATTCAGGAAAAATGCGACGAGCTGGACATGCTGAATAAAGAACTCTCTGATACAAATAAAAAACTTGAGAAGATAACTCAGACAGACGCACTTACCGGCATATATAACCGATTCAAGTTTGATAAAACATTGAAATCCGAGTGGAGCAGGTGTAAAAAAGGTTATAAACCGCTTACTGTTATCATGCTGGATATCGATTACTTTAAGGAGTACAATGATAATTACGGTCATATTGCCGGTGACGAATGTATAAGGCAGATTGCGCGCATACTTAAAGATTGCATTTCAAAGACTTCTGGTATCGTCGCAAGATACGGTGGAGATGAATTCGGGATCATACTGCCCGAAACGTCAAGGGAAGAAGCAGCGCGTATAACCGCTAGGATAAACGAAAAGATCAGCCAGTACGGTATTCCACATGCTTACTCTCTTATAAGTGACTATGTCACACTCTCGCTCGGACTTTATACCGTTATCCCGACTAATCAGCTTTCAGTAGAGAAAATCGTCCGTTATGCAGACAGGGAATTATACGGAACTAAATACAATAAGAAAAATCAAAAAACGATAAACAAGTATGAATTAAATTCAAAAGCATAA
- a CDS encoding DUF177 domain-containing protein translates to MLIDISGVLKNENSGLDIEFDMDGSDIELYGDEHPFKTPLHVSGKVENKAGIVTLLLNISGMMEMLCARCLKPVSHKVDVDVENLLVTELQNADDDKLLLVTEDLFDVGKIAADAVVVNAPVRLLCREDCKGLCPKCGKDLNEGGCDCKNDEVDSRLAVLQKLLNKEK, encoded by the coding sequence ATGCTTATTGATATTTCAGGCGTTTTAAAAAATGAAAATTCCGGTCTGGATATTGAATTTGATATGGACGGCAGTGATATTGAGCTGTATGGAGATGAGCACCCGTTTAAGACACCTCTTCACGTTTCTGGAAAAGTCGAGAACAAGGCGGGTATCGTAACCTTGCTTCTGAACATATCCGGAATGATGGAGATGCTGTGTGCGCGCTGCTTGAAACCCGTAAGTCATAAAGTGGATGTTGATGTGGAAAACCTGCTTGTGACTGAACTTCAAAATGCCGACGACGACAAGCTTTTGCTTGTTACTGAGGATCTGTTTGATGTAGGGAAGATTGCTGCGGATGCAGTTGTTGTGAACGCGCCTGTCAGGCTGCTTTGCCGTGAAGACTGCAAAGGACTTTGCCCGAAGTGCGGCAAAGATTTAAACGAGGGCGGATGTGATTGCAAAAACGACGAGGTGGATTCAAGACTGGCAGTTCTTCAAAAACTACTTAATAAAGAAAAGTAA
- the rpmF gene encoding 50S ribosomal protein L32 gives MAVPKGKISKRRRDLRRSSVWKLDAPTLVECKQCHQLTAPHRVCGNCGYYDGKAVIKKEA, from the coding sequence ATGGCAGTACCAAAGGGGAAAATATCCAAAAGACGTAGAGATTTAAGGCGTTCAAGTGTTTGGAAACTCGATGCGCCGACATTAGTCGAGTGCAAACAGTGCCATCAGCTGACAGCACCGCACAGAGTTTGCGGCAACTGTGGTTATTATGACGGCAAGGCGGTTATTAAAAAAGAGGCCTAA